The following are from one region of the Verrucomicrobiaceae bacterium genome:
- a CDS encoding KH domain-containing protein — translation MDAPEALREFLGYIVANLIDHPDQATIAVGPGSNGATSYRVTLAKDDVRHVIGRNGMTISSIRSLMNVAAEKHGIKISLRVDPIKIEGEKSTEAESGAENSVEAAATTAES, via the coding sequence ATGGACGCACCTGAAGCCCTCCGCGAATTCCTCGGCTATATCGTGGCCAATCTCATCGACCACCCAGATCAGGCCACCATCGCGGTCGGGCCCGGCTCCAACGGTGCCACCAGCTACCGCGTCACCCTCGCCAAAGACGATGTGCGACACGTCATCGGACGAAATGGCATGACCATCAGCTCCATCCGCTCGCTCATGAACGTGGCCGCAGAAAAGCACGGCATCAAAATCTCTCTCCGCGTCGATCCCATCAAAATCGAAGGAGAAAAAAGTACTGAGGCTGAATCCGGCGCAGAAAACTCCGTCGAAGCCGCCGCCACAACCGCAGAAAGTTAG
- a CDS encoding Gfo/Idh/MocA family oxidoreductase, whose amino-acid sequence MNTNLVENASRRDFLKTATKATAGLSVLSGISLPHVHAAGSDEIRAALIGCGGRGTGAASNAMTVKQRMPRLVAMADVMKDRLDSSFENLTKKHPDRMSVSEDAKFIGFDAYKHAIDSLRKGDVAIFTTPVAFRWVHYKYAIEKGVNVFMEKPICTDGPTARRLLALNEEAKKKNLKVGVGLMCRHCRVRGELFNRIQDGEIGDLMLLRAYRMQGIIGSVFTPRRDPKAHPSELLWQLRNFHSFLWASGGGFSDFNIHNIDEACWMKNDWPVEVQASGGRTDRGDNVDQNFDHYSCEYTFKDGAKLFLEGRTALNVHTQFATQVHGTKGCAIVSTAGHFPSKAMTFKGQDFTNRQNLIWRGKQPEPNPYDLEWEDLVKAISDDTEYNEVERGIKSSVTTAMGRWAAHTGQKITYNDYINSPFEFSPGVDKLTLESAPPIVADKDGNYPFPKAGQFKDREYAMEPQANPFPLINFGA is encoded by the coding sequence ATGAATACAAACCTCGTCGAAAACGCCTCCCGTCGTGATTTTTTGAAAACTGCCACCAAGGCCACTGCTGGCCTCTCGGTGCTCTCTGGTATCAGTTTGCCCCATGTGCACGCGGCGGGCAGTGATGAGATCCGAGCGGCGCTGATCGGCTGCGGCGGACGTGGCACGGGTGCGGCTAGCAATGCGATGACCGTGAAGCAGCGGATGCCGCGCCTCGTCGCGATGGCGGATGTGATGAAGGACCGCCTGGACTCGAGCTTTGAAAACTTGACCAAAAAGCACCCGGATCGCATGTCCGTGTCGGAGGATGCCAAATTCATCGGTTTTGATGCTTACAAGCACGCTATCGACAGCCTGCGCAAAGGTGATGTGGCTATCTTCACTACGCCCGTGGCCTTCCGCTGGGTGCATTACAAATACGCCATCGAGAAGGGCGTGAATGTCTTTATGGAAAAGCCCATCTGCACCGATGGTCCTACGGCTCGCCGCCTCCTCGCCCTGAATGAAGAGGCCAAGAAAAAGAACCTCAAAGTCGGCGTCGGCCTGATGTGCCGCCACTGCCGTGTGCGTGGAGAGCTCTTCAATCGCATCCAGGACGGCGAGATCGGTGATCTGATGCTGCTGCGTGCTTACCGCATGCAGGGCATCATTGGTAGTGTCTTCACTCCACGCCGTGATCCGAAAGCGCATCCGAGTGAGCTCCTCTGGCAGCTCCGGAACTTCCACAGCTTCCTCTGGGCCTCTGGTGGTGGTTTCAGCGACTTCAATATCCACAACATCGACGAGGCATGCTGGATGAAAAATGACTGGCCCGTCGAAGTGCAGGCCAGCGGTGGCCGTACCGACCGTGGTGACAATGTGGACCAAAACTTCGATCATTACTCCTGTGAGTACACCTTTAAGGACGGCGCGAAGCTCTTCCTGGAAGGGCGCACTGCGCTGAATGTGCACACGCAGTTCGCCACGCAGGTGCATGGCACCAAGGGCTGCGCCATCGTTTCCACGGCGGGTCACTTCCCATCCAAAGCGATGACTTTCAAAGGCCAGGACTTCACCAACCGTCAAAACCTCATCTGGCGTGGCAAGCAGCCTGAGCCCAATCCCTATGACCTCGAATGGGAAGATCTGGTGAAGGCCATCAGCGACGACACGGAGTACAACGAAGTGGAGCGCGGCATCAAATCCAGCGTCACGACCGCGATGGGCCGCTGGGCTGCTCACACGGGCCAGAAGATCACTTACAACGACTACATCAACAGTCCCTTCGAGTTCTCTCCTGGTGTGGATAAGCTCACGCTGGAGAGCGCTCCGCCGATCGTCGCGGATAAAGATGGTAACTATCCCTTCCCGAAGGCGGGTCAGTTCAAGGATCGCGAGTACGCCATGGAGCCCCAGGCGAATCCCTTTCCGCTGATCAACTTCGGAGCGTAA
- a CDS encoding 50S ribosomal protein L9, with product MASTQVILKEQIKGLGAEADVVKVKRGFARNFLLPQGKAYEATKGNLRHTERLKAVRAEREAAEMAEATKLASKLKKVKLKLTLATGQGGKAFGAITTMDIAKGIKDQAGIEVDRHNIVLERPIKNTGNFDIEIKLGYDISTEIKVAVTASGDKGAEAEDAASEEKSAE from the coding sequence ATGGCAAGCACTCAAGTCATCCTCAAAGAACAAATCAAAGGCCTCGGCGCTGAAGCAGACGTGGTCAAAGTGAAGCGCGGTTTCGCCCGTAACTTCCTCCTCCCCCAGGGCAAGGCCTACGAGGCCACCAAGGGCAACCTGCGTCACACGGAGCGTCTCAAAGCAGTCCGCGCCGAGCGCGAAGCCGCTGAAATGGCTGAGGCCACCAAACTCGCCTCCAAGCTCAAGAAAGTGAAGCTCAAGCTCACGCTGGCCACTGGCCAAGGCGGCAAAGCCTTCGGAGCCATCACCACCATGGACATCGCCAAAGGGATCAAAGATCAGGCTGGCATCGAAGTCGATCGCCACAACATCGTCCTCGAGCGTCCCATCAAAAACACCGGCAACTTCGACATCGAGATCAAACTCGGCTACGACATCTCCACAGAGATCAAAGTCGCTGTCACCGCCTCTGGTGACAAAGGCGCTGAAGCCGAAGATGCCGCCTCCGAAGAAAAATCGGCCGAATAA
- a CDS encoding sugar kinase — translation MSRPAAAYDVLSLGEVLLRLDPGEGRVRTSRQFTTWEGGGEYNVARGLRRCFGLRTGILTAFADNEIGRLIEDLILQGGVDASLVKWVPYDGMGKRVRNPINFTERGFGVRGAKGSVDRGHSAASQLKPGDFDFDYLFGTLGCRWLHTGGIFAGLSESTAEITIEACEAAKRHGVTVSYDLNYRPSLWQERGGFPAAQALNRRLAPYIDVMIGVLSDEPPAAGAVVSGSEDIFASEDAKLRPQMEKLAAQFPNLRAIAATLRRVHTASVNDWGALCWHRGEFFRSRNYPRFDILDRIGAGDSFVAGLIHGLLVENDPQIAVDLGAAHGALAMTTPGDTSMATLPEVQKLAEGGDAKVQR, via the coding sequence ATGTCACGCCCTGCTGCCGCCTACGATGTTCTTTCCCTCGGTGAAGTCCTTTTGCGCCTCGATCCCGGTGAGGGGCGGGTGCGTACATCACGCCAATTCACCACTTGGGAAGGTGGGGGCGAGTACAACGTCGCACGCGGCTTGCGGCGCTGTTTTGGCCTGCGCACAGGCATTTTGACGGCATTCGCGGACAATGAGATCGGCCGTTTGATCGAGGATCTGATCCTCCAGGGCGGTGTGGATGCCTCTTTGGTCAAATGGGTGCCGTATGACGGCATGGGCAAGCGTGTGCGCAATCCGATCAATTTCACCGAGCGTGGCTTCGGCGTGCGTGGGGCAAAGGGCAGCGTGGATCGTGGTCACAGTGCGGCCTCGCAGCTCAAACCGGGGGATTTTGATTTTGATTACCTCTTTGGCACGCTGGGCTGCCGCTGGCTGCACACCGGGGGCATTTTTGCCGGTTTGAGCGAGTCCACGGCGGAGATCACCATCGAGGCCTGCGAGGCAGCGAAGCGCCACGGTGTGACGGTGAGCTATGACCTGAATTACCGCCCATCCTTGTGGCAAGAGCGCGGTGGATTCCCCGCAGCGCAGGCGCTGAATCGGCGCTTGGCACCATACATCGACGTGATGATCGGCGTCCTGAGTGATGAGCCACCCGCAGCCGGTGCGGTGGTGAGTGGGAGCGAGGATATTTTCGCCTCCGAGGACGCGAAGCTGCGCCCGCAGATGGAAAAGCTGGCGGCGCAGTTCCCGAATCTGCGTGCCATCGCCGCGACGCTGCGGCGTGTGCATACGGCATCGGTGAATGATTGGGGTGCGCTGTGCTGGCACCGTGGTGAGTTTTTCCGCAGCCGGAATTACCCGCGTTTTGACATCCTGGACCGCATCGGGGCAGGGGACAGCTTTGTCGCTGGCCTGATCCACGGTCTGCTGGTGGAGAATGATCCGCAAATAGCCGTCGATCTAGGCGCCGCGCACGGTGCCCTGGCGATGACGACACCAGGCGATACCAGCATGGCCACCCTGCCCGAGGTGCAAAAACTCGCCGAAGGCGGCGATGCGAAAGTGCAGCGCTAA
- a CDS encoding NUDIX hydrolase: protein MSRELPTQPNPWKTLATRETYANPWIRVREDQVINPSGGKGIYGVVHYKNRAIGILPVDEQGYTWLVGQWRYCHDRYEWEIPEGGCPAGESPTEAALRELREETGLIAQTLTPLLTGLQLSNSTTDEVCDLFLATDLTQSSAQPEETEKLELLRLPLSEAVQMARDGRIRDSVSVLALLAAAHHAS, encoded by the coding sequence TTGAGCCGAGAACTCCCCACCCAGCCGAATCCCTGGAAAACGCTCGCCACCCGCGAGACCTACGCCAACCCGTGGATCCGAGTACGCGAGGACCAAGTCATCAACCCCTCCGGCGGAAAAGGCATCTACGGCGTCGTCCACTACAAAAACCGCGCCATCGGCATCCTCCCCGTGGATGAACAAGGCTACACCTGGCTCGTCGGCCAATGGCGCTACTGCCACGACCGATATGAATGGGAAATCCCCGAAGGCGGCTGCCCCGCTGGCGAATCCCCCACCGAAGCAGCCCTCCGTGAACTCCGCGAAGAAACGGGCCTCATCGCCCAGACGCTCACCCCATTACTCACCGGCCTCCAGCTCTCCAACAGCACTACCGATGAAGTTTGTGACCTATTCCTCGCCACAGACCTCACCCAAAGCAGCGCCCAACCTGAAGAAACCGAAAAACTCGAGCTCCTCCGCCTCCCACTGAGTGAAGCCGTCCAAATGGCCCGTGACGGACGCATACGCGACAGTGTCAGCGTCCTCGCGCTCCTCGCCGCCGCCCACCACGCCTCCTGA
- the rpsP gene encoding 30S ribosomal protein S16 yields the protein MAVVIRLRQEGAAGRPVYRIVAMDKRIRREGKFLEILGNYDPQQGVDKATINLDAAQSWISKGAKPSDTVASILKRASKKAAA from the coding sequence ATGGCAGTTGTCATCCGTCTCCGTCAAGAGGGCGCCGCAGGTCGCCCGGTCTATCGTATCGTCGCCATGGACAAGCGTATCCGCCGCGAGGGTAAATTCCTCGAAATCCTGGGTAACTACGACCCTCAGCAGGGCGTGGACAAAGCCACGATCAATCTCGATGCCGCGCAAAGCTGGATCTCCAAAGGCGCTAAGCCCTCGGACACCGTCGCCAGCATCCTGAAGCGTGCCTCGAAAAAGGCCGCTGCCTGA
- a CDS encoding type II secretion system F family protein, with the protein MAGGPKRWPEGRKNVTESLQTRNGAYTDGLELTLIDAGERSGRLADAFSHLARYFEAWDIGLRQMRGALLYPLVLAHLGLLLPELPAMVVAGMGGTEESPLRRTVVTLLVFWLLLVLLIAGWRWLSRKGRDSAEVESWLWRIPLIGSVRRHWALARFAQVFHACLLAGMRMTECMRLAGEASHSGVLRQAARDAEKKIATGEMVAGAMADVHGFPLVFVHSVATAEESGTLDREMNSWAASEMIEAQESLRRVTEWTPKVFYALVVCYVAWRIIGMAIWQGEQYRKILEM; encoded by the coding sequence ATGGCTGGAGGGCCTAAAAGATGGCCTGAAGGCAGGAAAAACGTCACCGAGTCTCTGCAAACACGAAACGGCGCCTACACCGATGGGCTTGAGCTGACGCTCATCGACGCCGGAGAGCGGAGCGGGCGGCTCGCAGATGCCTTCAGCCACCTCGCACGGTATTTTGAAGCATGGGACATCGGCCTCCGGCAGATGCGTGGAGCGCTGCTCTATCCTCTGGTCCTCGCACATCTGGGACTACTCCTGCCAGAGCTGCCTGCCATGGTCGTCGCAGGCATGGGCGGCACCGAAGAAAGCCCCCTCCGGCGCACGGTCGTGACGCTGCTGGTTTTTTGGTTACTCCTAGTGCTGCTCATCGCAGGCTGGCGCTGGCTTTCACGCAAAGGCCGGGACTCAGCCGAGGTGGAGAGCTGGCTGTGGCGCATTCCCCTCATCGGCAGTGTCCGGCGGCACTGGGCTCTGGCGCGGTTCGCCCAGGTATTTCACGCCTGCCTACTCGCGGGCATGCGGATGACCGAATGCATGCGCCTGGCTGGAGAGGCCTCCCATAGCGGTGTGCTGCGACAAGCCGCACGCGATGCCGAGAAAAAAATCGCCACCGGAGAGATGGTGGCCGGAGCCATGGCCGATGTGCACGGCTTCCCACTCGTCTTCGTGCATAGCGTAGCTACAGCAGAGGAATCCGGCACACTGGACCGTGAGATGAATAGCTGGGCAGCCAGTGAGATGATCGAAGCACAAGAATCCCTGCGCCGTGTGACGGAATGGACGCCAAAAGTCTTTTATGCCCTGGTAGTGTGCTACGTCGCCTGGCGCATCATCGGCATGGCCATCTGGCAGGGGGAGCAGTACCGAAAGATATTAGAGATGTGA
- a CDS encoding redoxin domain-containing protein — MPLSVGSKAPSFTLKSKNANGLADVTIPAAGKNTVLLFVPLAFTGVCTQELCEISAGLGAYSALNADVIGISVDSPFAQEAWAQKEKITIPLVSDLNKEATKAYDVLFPGLAGIGDTSARAAFVIDSNGVIQYAEQTATPKDLPNFDAVKAALAKLA, encoded by the coding sequence ATGCCACTCTCCGTCGGCTCCAAAGCCCCCTCCTTCACCCTCAAGTCCAAAAACGCCAACGGCCTCGCCGATGTCACCATCCCCGCTGCTGGTAAAAACACCGTGCTGCTCTTTGTCCCGCTCGCTTTCACTGGCGTCTGCACCCAGGAACTCTGCGAAATCAGCGCCGGACTCGGAGCCTACAGCGCCCTGAACGCCGACGTGATCGGCATCAGCGTGGACAGCCCCTTCGCGCAAGAAGCCTGGGCACAAAAAGAAAAGATCACCATCCCGCTCGTCAGCGACCTCAACAAAGAAGCCACCAAAGCCTACGATGTGCTCTTCCCAGGCCTCGCTGGCATCGGCGACACCTCCGCCCGTGCCGCCTTCGTCATCGACAGCAACGGCGTCATCCAATACGCCGAGCAGACCGCGACGCCGAAGGATCTGCCAAACTTCGATGCCGTCAAAGCCGCGCTCGCCAAGCTGGCCTAA
- a CDS encoding ThuA domain-containing protein, with protein sequence MMKRLFALLAAVSFISPAIAAEKKSIVMIAGRPSHGPGQHEHNAGILLLKKCLEQGAADSLEIKHHLNGEWPSQEELSKADTVVIYSDGGGGHPALQENRLQQLDKEMKRGCGFLTLHYAVEPVIEKGNKEFIDWMGGCFEINWSVNPHWDANFKQLPQHPISSGVKPFGTNDEWYFYMRFRKGMEGVTPILSDVAPDSTMSRPDGHHSGNPAARESVKNKEQQHVAWACQRADGGRGFGFTGGHFHQGWANDDQRKLVLNAILWTAHAEVPATGVASTITEADMKANLDLKPGQGLPEKPKKAPQK encoded by the coding sequence ATCATGAAGCGCCTCTTTGCCCTCCTCGCCGCCGTCTCATTCATTAGCCCCGCCATTGCAGCGGAGAAAAAATCCATCGTCATGATCGCAGGCCGCCCCTCACACGGCCCCGGCCAGCACGAGCACAATGCGGGAATCCTCCTGCTCAAAAAGTGCCTCGAGCAGGGCGCTGCAGACAGCCTGGAGATCAAGCATCACCTCAATGGCGAATGGCCATCGCAGGAGGAGCTGTCCAAGGCAGACACTGTCGTCATCTACTCCGACGGCGGCGGCGGACACCCTGCACTCCAGGAAAACCGCCTCCAGCAGCTCGATAAGGAGATGAAACGTGGCTGCGGCTTCCTCACGCTGCATTACGCCGTGGAGCCCGTCATCGAAAAGGGCAATAAAGAATTCATCGACTGGATGGGCGGCTGCTTTGAGATCAACTGGAGCGTCAATCCACACTGGGATGCGAACTTCAAGCAACTGCCCCAGCACCCCATCAGCAGCGGCGTGAAGCCCTTTGGCACGAACGACGAATGGTACTTCTACATGCGCTTCCGCAAAGGCATGGAGGGCGTCACCCCCATCCTCAGCGATGTGGCACCAGACAGCACCATGAGCCGCCCAGACGGCCACCACAGCGGCAATCCTGCCGCGCGTGAATCCGTGAAAAATAAAGAGCAGCAGCACGTCGCCTGGGCCTGTCAGCGTGCCGATGGCGGACGCGGCTTCGGCTTCACCGGTGGTCACTTTCACCAAGGCTGGGCGAACGACGACCAGCGCAAGCTCGTGCTCAATGCCATCCTCTGGACAGCACATGCAGAAGTGCCAGCCACGGGCGTAGCCTCCACCATCACCGAAGCAGACATGAAGGCCAATCTCGACCTCAAACCCGGCCAGGGACTGCCAGAGAAGCCAAAGAAGGCCCCACAGAAGTAA
- a CDS encoding KamA family radical SAM protein produces the protein MHETTELPEKEFRSYAPGFWSEKGIPAADWNSATWQLKNRVTTLAGLEEHLTLTDEERAGVLLSGNKLAMAITPHYFNLIDPSDPGCPIRRQVIPRIEETWDDPDEMADPCGEDSHMPVPGLVHRYPDRVLFLVTDRCASYCRYCTRSRVVSGVGEQELHTEFDAAFRYLEKHSEIRDVLLSGGDPLLFSDAKLDALLTRLRAIKHIEFIRIGTRVPIFVPQRITPELCRMLAKHHPLWMSIHTNHPRELTTEVRAGLELLANHGIPLGNQSVLLRGVNDDAAVMKSLVHKLLMCRVRPYYLYQCDLIKGSSHLRTSVIDGIEIIEQLRGHTTGYAVPQYVIDGPGGGGKIPVNPDYVLLRDEQRVLLRNYEGKTFDYPEPALVSISR, from the coding sequence ATGCACGAAACCACAGAGTTGCCCGAAAAGGAGTTCCGCTCCTATGCACCCGGTTTTTGGTCCGAAAAAGGCATCCCCGCCGCAGACTGGAACAGCGCCACCTGGCAGCTCAAAAACCGCGTCACCACCCTCGCCGGTCTCGAAGAGCATCTCACCCTCACCGATGAGGAACGCGCCGGCGTCCTGCTCTCTGGCAACAAGCTAGCGATGGCCATCACGCCACACTATTTCAATCTCATCGACCCCTCAGACCCAGGCTGCCCCATTCGCCGCCAGGTCATCCCTCGCATCGAGGAGACTTGGGACGACCCAGATGAAATGGCAGATCCCTGCGGCGAAGACAGCCACATGCCCGTCCCTGGCCTCGTCCACCGCTATCCAGACCGCGTGCTCTTCCTCGTCACCGACCGCTGCGCCAGTTATTGCCGTTACTGCACACGCAGCCGTGTCGTCAGCGGCGTCGGCGAGCAGGAACTGCACACCGAATTCGATGCCGCCTTTCGCTACCTCGAAAAGCACAGCGAAATACGCGACGTGCTGCTCTCTGGCGGCGATCCGCTGCTTTTTTCCGACGCCAAGCTCGATGCCCTGCTCACACGGCTCCGCGCCATCAAGCACATCGAATTCATCCGCATCGGCACCCGTGTGCCCATCTTTGTCCCACAGCGCATCACACCCGAGCTCTGCCGCATGCTCGCCAAGCATCATCCCCTCTGGATGAGCATCCACACAAATCATCCGCGTGAGCTCACTACCGAAGTCCGCGCCGGACTCGAGCTCCTCGCCAACCACGGCATCCCGCTCGGAAATCAGAGTGTCCTACTGCGCGGCGTCAACGATGACGCAGCCGTGATGAAAAGCCTCGTGCACAAGCTCCTCATGTGCCGAGTGCGTCCCTACTACCTCTATCAGTGTGACCTCATCAAAGGCAGCTCACACCTGCGCACCAGCGTCATCGACGGCATCGAAATCATCGAGCAACTCCGTGGCCACACCACCGGCTACGCTGTCCCACAATACGTCATCGACGGCCCCGGCGGCGGCGGCAAAATACCCGTCAATCCCGACTACGTCCTCCTGCGTGATGAGCAACGCGTCCTCTTGCGCAATTACGAAGGCAAAACCTTCGATTATCCAGAGCCTGCACTTGTTTCCATTTCGCGTTGA
- a CDS encoding redoxin domain-containing protein, with protein MGLFLVGQIHAAEPLPGHSAHGEAFNEGPRQAAVLMPGCGAAVKFPISSKKPEAQAFFTQGVGQLHGFWYYEAERSFRQVAALDPECAMAFWGMAMANVNNEKRAKAFTAKAVALKAKASTRERQWIGVLETFYKEDKRDKKQRSLDYIRDLEALMQDDPKDVEARAFLVWRIYVSKEEVPIGSPQAVDALLDQIFAMSPQHPAHHYRIHLWDGSKPVRALGSAAQCGQVSPGIAHMWHMPGHTYSKLRRFDDAVWQQEASTRVDHAYMIRSYILPDQIHNYAHNEEWLVRNFNELGRAKDAIALSRSLMGNPRHPANNTLDKQNTSASYGRTRLIETMTKWELWDDLKAFTAKPAGHPAHDITRLRAQGLAAFYLKDAKLLAEAQKELEAVKPPAPPKNADADKAKAKADTKAKSDAKAKSAKPAEKPEVKAKNHALAELKALAALLKPDAAVAKKLVEALKDTDVPKERVARFWVQIGEKAKAVDLVKNFPQDLAGQLAKVEVLHACGKAEEAKKAFEEMRKLAFAMDGDLPVVPRMKALAAGFGVQGEWCGAAPKRTDSGTRPALDTLGPVHWQPPVAPVFEALDLDARPVMSSDFTAKKPTLFLFYLGHECGHCVEQILAFSKAKAEFEKAGIQLVAVTIEPSPVAKNIRKKLELKADAPMPFPILCDSSLESFKKVRAYDDFEKEALHAAILVDTAGKQRWQDINYIPLTDTKFILEESKRLLELK; from the coding sequence TTGGGTCTTTTTCTTGTCGGGCAAATCCATGCGGCCGAGCCGCTGCCGGGGCACTCAGCCCATGGGGAGGCTTTTAATGAGGGACCGCGACAGGCTGCGGTGCTGATGCCTGGCTGTGGGGCTGCGGTGAAGTTCCCGATCAGCTCGAAGAAGCCGGAGGCGCAGGCTTTTTTCACCCAGGGAGTGGGGCAGTTGCACGGGTTTTGGTATTATGAGGCAGAGCGGTCGTTCCGCCAAGTAGCGGCCCTTGATCCTGAGTGCGCGATGGCCTTCTGGGGCATGGCGATGGCCAATGTGAACAACGAGAAGCGTGCAAAGGCCTTCACCGCAAAGGCGGTGGCTCTCAAAGCGAAGGCGAGCACTCGCGAGCGGCAGTGGATCGGCGTATTGGAGACTTTCTACAAAGAGGACAAGCGGGACAAGAAGCAGCGCAGCCTGGACTACATCCGCGATCTGGAGGCGCTGATGCAGGATGACCCGAAGGATGTGGAGGCGCGGGCTTTTCTAGTGTGGCGCATTTATGTTTCAAAGGAAGAAGTGCCCATCGGTAGCCCGCAGGCTGTGGATGCGCTGCTGGATCAGATCTTTGCCATGTCGCCGCAGCATCCGGCGCATCATTACCGCATCCATCTGTGGGATGGCAGCAAGCCAGTGCGTGCGCTGGGCTCTGCGGCGCAGTGTGGGCAGGTCTCGCCAGGGATCGCGCATATGTGGCACATGCCGGGGCATACTTACTCAAAACTGCGGCGCTTTGATGATGCGGTGTGGCAGCAGGAGGCCAGCACGCGGGTAGATCACGCCTACATGATCCGCAGCTACATCCTCCCGGACCAGATCCACAATTATGCACACAATGAGGAGTGGCTGGTGCGGAACTTCAATGAACTCGGCCGCGCCAAGGATGCCATCGCCCTCTCACGGAGCCTGATGGGCAATCCACGCCATCCGGCGAACAACACGCTCGATAAGCAGAACACCTCTGCGAGCTATGGCCGCACACGGTTGATCGAGACCATGACCAAATGGGAGCTGTGGGACGACCTGAAGGCCTTCACGGCGAAGCCTGCGGGCCATCCTGCGCATGACATCACGCGGCTGCGTGCACAGGGACTGGCGGCGTTTTATTTGAAGGACGCGAAGCTGCTGGCAGAGGCGCAAAAGGAGCTAGAGGCCGTGAAACCACCTGCTCCGCCGAAAAATGCGGATGCAGACAAAGCGAAGGCCAAAGCGGATACGAAAGCCAAGAGTGATGCGAAGGCGAAGAGCGCCAAACCGGCCGAAAAGCCCGAAGTGAAGGCAAAAAACCACGCCTTGGCCGAGCTGAAGGCTCTAGCGGCACTTTTGAAGCCGGATGCTGCGGTGGCAAAAAAACTCGTCGAAGCGCTGAAGGACACGGATGTGCCCAAAGAGCGTGTAGCGCGGTTTTGGGTGCAAATCGGTGAAAAGGCAAAAGCGGTAGATTTGGTGAAAAACTTCCCCCAGGACCTCGCGGGCCAATTAGCGAAGGTGGAGGTGCTGCATGCCTGTGGAAAGGCGGAGGAGGCCAAAAAAGCCTTCGAGGAGATGCGGAAGCTGGCTTTTGCCATGGATGGCGATCTGCCCGTGGTGCCACGGATGAAGGCACTCGCGGCAGGTTTCGGCGTGCAGGGCGAGTGGTGTGGTGCCGCCCCGAAGCGCACGGATAGCGGCACTCGTCCAGCGCTGGATACGCTGGGCCCGGTGCATTGGCAGCCGCCAGTGGCACCCGTGTTTGAGGCTCTGGACCTGGATGCACGGCCTGTGATGAGCAGCGATTTCACAGCGAAGAAGCCAACGCTGTTTCTTTTCTACCTCGGGCATGAGTGTGGGCACTGCGTGGAGCAGATCTTAGCCTTCTCGAAGGCAAAGGCGGAGTTTGAGAAGGCGGGCATCCAACTGGTGGCGGTGACCATCGAGCCGAGCCCGGTGGCAAAGAATATCCGCAAAAAACTGGAGCTGAAGGCGGATGCGCCGATGCCTTTCCCGATCCTGTGTGATAGCAGCTTGGAGAGCTTTAAGAAGGTGCGGGCCTATGATGACTTCGAGAAAGAGGCCCTGCATGCGGCAATCTTGGTCGATACAGCTGGTAAGCAGCGCTGGCAGGACATTAACTACATCCCCTTAACGGATACGAAGTTCATTCTGGAGGAGTCCAAGAGGCTGCTGGAGCTGAAGTGA